A genomic region of Gossypium hirsutum isolate 1008001.06 chromosome D01, Gossypium_hirsutum_v2.1, whole genome shotgun sequence contains the following coding sequences:
- the LOC107921993 gene encoding GDP-L-galactose phosphorylase 1 — translation MMLRIKRVPTVVSNYQKDETEETARRSSGCGKNCLRSCCIPGAKLPLYAFRKLNNIESEKVVLGIENKDPPVAFLDSLILGEWEDRMQRGLFRYDVTACETKVIPGEYGFIAQLNEGRHLKKRPTEFRVDKVLQPFDGNKFNFTKVGQEEVLFQFEASEDGEVQFYPSAPIDVENSPSVVAINVSPIEYGHVLLIPRILECLPQRIDRESFLLALYMTAEAGNPYFRLGYNSLGAFATINHLHFQAYYLAVPFPIEKAPTKKITTLYDEVIISELLSYPVRGLVFEGGNTLQALSDTVSDACICLQENNIPYNVLISDCGKRIFLVPQCYAEKQALGEVSPELLDTQVNPAVWEISGHMVLKRRKDYDEASDENAWRLLAEVSLSDERFREVNALIFEVIASGKDGIEHAAKSLPKEPDTKAESTEEESAITKTSHRAMVGGTQECVVLQ, via the exons ATGATGCTCAGGATTAAGAGGGTTCCGACTGTTGTTTCGAATTACCAGAAGGATGAGACGGAAGAGACTGCTCGCCGCAGCAGTGGGTGTGGAAAGAATTGCCTTAGAAGCTGCTGCATCCCAG GAGCAAAGCTTCCTTTATATGCTTTCAGGAAACTGAACAATATTGAGAGTGAAAAAGTTGTGCTTGGAATTGAGAATAAAGATCCCCCTGTTGCTTTTCTTGACTCGCTCATTCTTGGGGAG TGGGAAGATCGGATGCAAAGAGGGCTCTTTCGCTATGATGTTACTGCCTGTGAAACCAAG GTGATTCCTGGTGAATATGGCTTCATTGCCCAGCTGAATGAGGGTCGCCACCTTAAGAAGAGGCCAACTGAGTTCCGTGTTGATAAGGTTCTCCAGCCCTTCGATGGGAACAAGTTCAACTTCACCAAGGTCGGGCAAGAGGAGGTTCTCTTCCAGTTTGAAGCAAGTGAAGATGGTGAAGTTCAGTTCTACCCAAGTGCTCCCATTGATGTTGAGAATTCTCCAAGTGTTGTTGCCATAAAT GTCAGTCCTATTGAATATGGACACGTGCTGTTGATTCCTCGAATCCTTGAATGCTTGCCCCAGAGGATCGACCGTGAGAGCTTCTTGCTTGCACTTTATATGACAGCTGAAGCTGGGAATCCATATTTCAGATTGGGTTATAACAGCTTGGGTGCATTTGCTACAATCAACCACCTTCACTTCCAG GCTTACTACTTGGCTGTGCCCTTTCCCATAGAGAAAGCTCCAACGAAGAAGATAACCACTTTGTATGATGAAGTGATAATCTCAGAGCTTTTAAGCTATCCGGTCAGGGGTCTTGTCTTTGAGGGTGGTAACACTCTTCAGGCCTTGTCTGACACTGTCTCTGATGCCTGCATTTGCCTTCAAGAGAACAACATACCATATAATGTCCTCATCTCCGATTGTGGAAAGCGGATCTTTCTCGTTCCACAG TGTTATGCTGAGAAACAAGCTCTCGGGGAAGTGAGTCCAGAGCTTCTGGATACCCAGGTGAACCCAGCTGTGTGGGAAATTAGTGGGCATATGGTGTTAAAAAGGAGGAAGGACTATGATGAGGCGTCTGATGAAAATGCTTGGAGGCTCCTGGCTGAGGTTTCTCTCTCTGATGAGAGGTTCCGGGAAGTGAATGCACTCATCTTTGAAGTCATTGCCagtggcaaagatggcattgaacaTGCTGCTAAGAGTCTGCCTAAGGAGCCCGATACTAAAGCTGAATCCACTGAAGAAGAAAGCGCCATCACCAAAACCTCCCACCGCGCTATGGTGGGTGGGACACAAGAATGCGTTGTTCTGCAGTAG
- the LOC107922517 gene encoding endoglucanase 11-like, whose product MEEKRRCFSLSQNKFLQHWCVILFISSLAILPLTQSFNYGKALSKSLLYFESQRSGRLPYNQRVTWRHHSGLTDGLEQGVDLVGGYYDAGDNVKFGLPMAFTITMLSWGVLEYGDEISSAGEYTHALEAIKWGTDYCIKAHTHPNVLWVEVGDGDTDHYCWQRPEDMTTSRQAYKVDEKNPGSDVAGETAAAMAAASIVFRKTNPHYSHLLLQHAEQLFEFGDKFRGKYDESVRVVKGYYPSVSGFKDELLWAALWLYKATDKEDYLSYALEKANEFGGITWAITEFSWDVKFPALQIIASMLLTEENHREMGFKLVFEQYRSKAEYYLCACLNKNNGSNVNRTPAGLLYIRQWNNMQYVSNAAFLLTVYSDYLRASNQRLRCDRGKVGPEEVLLFARSQADYILGANPMGMSYLVGYGSRYPQRMHHRGASIESYRENKGFIGCTQGYDYWYPRNDPNPNVVVGALVGGPDHMDRFSDDRKNFMQTEACTYNTASLVGVLAKLHGVEEEDGYLNTPLLASS is encoded by the exons ATGGAGGAGAAAAGGCGATGCTTCAGTTTAAGTCAAAACAAGTTTCTTCAGCATTGGTGCGTGATTCTTTTCATATCTTCCTTGGCCATTTTGCCTTTAACTCAATCTTTCAACTATGGCAAAGCCCTCTCCAAAAGCCTCCTTTACTTCGAATCCCAACGCTCCGGCCGCTTACCCTATAACCAAAGAGTCACCTGGCGCCACCATTCTGGCCTCACCGATGGCCTTGAGCAAGGG GTGGACTTGGTGGGAGGGTACTATGACGCCGGAGACAATGTGAAATTCGGTTTGCCGATGGCTTTCACCATTACCATGCTCTCATGGGGTGTCCTTGAATATGGAGATGAAATCTCCAGTGCCGGAGAGTATACTCACGCTCTCGAAGCCATCAAATGGGGAACTGATTATTGCATCAAAGCTCATACTCACCCAAATGTCTTATGGGTTGAG GTGGGAGATGGTGACACCGATCATTACTGTTGGCAGCGACCGGAGGACATGACAACATCCCGGCAAGCCTACAAGGTGGATGAGAAGAATCCAGGATCGGACGTTGCCGGTGAGACTGCAGCTGCAATGGCGGCTGCCTCCATTGTGTTTAGGAAAACAAATCCACATTACTCTCACCTACTACTGCAACATGCAGAACAG TTGTTTGAGTTTGGAGATAAGTTTAGAGGGAAGTATGATGAAAGTGTTAGGGTGGTGAAAGGGTACTATCCGTCGGTGAGTGGGTTCAAAGATGAGCTGTTGTGGGCAGCTTTGTGGCTATACAAGGCCACCGACAAGGAGGATTATTTGAGTTATGCTTTGGAGAAGGCAAATGAATTTGGTGGGATCACTTGGGCCATCACTGAGTTCAGCTGGGATGTCAAGTTTCCTGCTCTTCAGATCATTGCTTCAATG TTGTTGACGGAAGAAAATCATAGGGAGATGGGGTTCAAGCTCGTATTCGAACAGTATCGTTCAAAGGCCGAGTATTATTTGTGTGCTTGCCTTAACAAGAACAATGGGAGCAATGTGAACCGCACCCCAGCAGGTCTATTGTACATCCGACAATGGAACAACATGCAATATGTATCGAATGCAGCATTTCTTCTCACAGTTTATTCCGATTATCTTCGAGCGTCAAATCAACGGCTGAGATGCGACCGCGGCAAAGTTGGTCCGGAAGAAGTCCTCTTGTTTGCAAGATCACAGGCTGATTACATCCTGGGAGCTAATCCAATGGGCATGAGTTACTTGGTTGGGTATGGTTCAAGGTACCCTCAAAGGATGCACCATAGAGGAGCATCAATTGAATCTTATAGAGAGAACAAGGGATTTATAGGGTGCACTCAGGGGTATGATTATTGGTATCCAAGAAATGATCCAAACCCTAATGTTGTTGTTGGGGCCCTGGTTGGAGGGCCAGATCATATGGACCGATTTAGTGACGATAGGAAAAATTTCATGCAAACTGAGGCTTGTACCTATAATACAGCAAGCCTTGTTGGGGTTTTGGCTAAGTTGCATGGtgtagaagaagaagatggataTTTGAATACTCCTTTACTTGCTTCTAGTTAA
- the LOC107921144 gene encoding stigma-specific STIG1-like protein 4, which yields MEWLAKTLFLPFLLQLLVLLPIETAEANVKPKWVLQNETTDGASPWLRNAANPRPRPGGCMFRPWICEQGEHPPTARMRCCRNRCVDLNSDDAHCGLCALRCPFTWQCCRGVCINTNISPLNCGRCGNRCPFRVPCSFGMCGYAQPRPFPPRPPRPFPPHPPRPIPPHPPRPFPPPHPHRPQPTPCPPTQPGPPPRTCPPGLPPPLTGDHSPSRS from the coding sequence ATGGAGTGGCTTGCTAAAACTTTGTTTCTTCCCTTTCTGCTGCAACTGTTGGTGTTACTGCCAATTGAGACGGCAGAAGCTAATGTAAAACCAAAATGGGTGCTACAGAATGAGACTACTGATGGAGCGTCGCCATGGCTCAGGAATGCAGCAAATCCGAGGCCAAGACCTGGTGGGTGCATGTTCAGGCCGTGGATATGTGAACAGGGAGAACATCCGCCAACAGCTCGGATGCGTTGTTGTAGGAACCGATGTGTTGACCTTAACTCTGATGATGCTCACTGTGGCTTATGTGCGCTTAGATGTCCATTTACTTGGCAATGCTGCAGGGGGGTTTGTATTAATACGAATATTAGTCCTCTGAATTGTGGTCGCTGTGGAAACCGATGCCCATTTAGGGTTCCATGCTCGTTTGGGATGTGTGGATATGCACAGCCTCGTCCATTCCCTCCTCGCCCACCAAGACCATTCCCTCCTCACCCGCCGCGACCGATCCCTCCTCATCCACCACGACCATTCCCTCCTCCTCATCCTCATCGCCCTCAGCCAACACCATGCCCTCCTACGCAGCCAGGGCCACCGCCCAGGACTTGCCCTCCAGGTTTGCCTCCGCCCCTAACAGGTGATCATTCACCATCAAGGAGTTGA